In Vibrio tritonius, the following are encoded in one genomic region:
- a CDS encoding gluconokinase, producing the protein MIEKKGNSYLFMGVSSCGKSSIGAAVARELNAKFIDGDDLHPKANILKMKSGHPLNDDDRAPWLERINDAVFSIEMKKESGVIVCSALKKKYRDQIRQGNSRLTFIHLHGEFDLVKQRMLDRAEHFMPIELLKSQFDTLEMPTAEESDIIRVNIDGTFAEVVQRCVAAIQNVE; encoded by the coding sequence ATGATAGAGAAAAAAGGGAACAGCTATCTGTTTATGGGCGTCTCTAGCTGTGGCAAGTCATCGATTGGTGCCGCAGTCGCTCGTGAACTGAACGCAAAATTCATTGATGGCGATGACTTACATCCCAAAGCCAACATTCTCAAAATGAAATCGGGACATCCACTCAATGATGATGACCGTGCGCCGTGGTTGGAACGCATTAATGATGCAGTATTTAGCATTGAGATGAAAAAAGAGTCCGGTGTGATAGTGTGTTCTGCGTTGAAAAAGAAATACCGTGATCAAATCCGCCAAGGCAATAGTCGATTAACCTTCATTCATCTCCATGGCGAATTTGACCTAGTGAAACAACGCATGCTGGATCGCGCCGAGCACTTTATGCCAATTGAGTTACTCAAAAGCCAGTTTGATACCTTGGAGATGCCAACGGCAGAAGAAAGCGACATTATTCGCGTTAACATTGATGGGACTTTTGCTGAAGTTGTGCAACGTTGTGTTGCGGCAATTCAAAACGTCGAATAA
- the gntU gene encoding gluconate transporter, with amino-acid sequence MSDLSLILTAIGSIALLLFLVMKVRLHAVVSLILVSMIAGLCSGMNPADIANTIQKGMGGTLGFVAVVVALGAMFGRVMEETGALDQIAHTLLNKFGSNKAHWAMTLTGFICALPLFFDVAVVLLIGIAFAVVRKGGGSVVKIGIALLAGIATCQAFLIPAPGPILVASQLNADFGYMIVIGLLASIPAMILGGPIFGSMIAKKVHVELPAHEQQDNMQREGSVIPSFLLSISIVIFPLLLIGLKTIVSRFIDPHSSLHDWLALIGHPFTAILLACLLAFYALGIKRNIPRERIMDICGSALQPAGVIILVTGAGGVFKQVLIDSGVGAALGNTLAGSGLPIVILAFILAAAVRVIQGSATVAMLTACGLITPMLAPLNLDGAQLAAITIAIGGGAIVLSHVNDSGFWLANRYLGLSEKQTLQTWTVMETIIGTTGAIVAMLVSIFL; translated from the coding sequence ATGTCTGATCTTTCACTGATCCTGACGGCAATAGGCTCAATTGCGCTGCTTCTGTTCTTAGTCATGAAGGTGAGGCTTCATGCGGTAGTATCGTTGATTCTCGTGTCGATGATCGCAGGGCTTTGTTCAGGAATGAACCCTGCAGATATCGCTAACACCATCCAAAAAGGCATGGGCGGCACACTCGGCTTTGTTGCTGTGGTCGTCGCGCTCGGCGCTATGTTTGGACGCGTCATGGAAGAAACTGGCGCGCTTGATCAGATTGCCCATACCCTACTCAACAAATTTGGGTCGAATAAAGCTCACTGGGCAATGACTCTAACCGGTTTTATCTGTGCTCTGCCCCTATTCTTTGACGTGGCCGTTGTACTATTAATTGGTATTGCCTTTGCCGTAGTACGTAAAGGTGGTGGTAGCGTCGTTAAAATTGGTATTGCACTATTAGCGGGTATCGCAACCTGCCAAGCGTTTTTAATCCCAGCACCAGGGCCAATTCTAGTCGCTTCACAATTGAATGCTGACTTTGGCTACATGATTGTGATTGGTTTGCTAGCATCCATTCCTGCGATGATTCTTGGCGGACCTATCTTTGGTAGCATGATTGCGAAAAAGGTACATGTCGAGCTGCCAGCACACGAACAGCAAGACAATATGCAACGTGAGGGGTCAGTAATTCCTTCATTTTTACTCTCTATTAGCATCGTGATTTTCCCTCTGCTGCTGATTGGTCTAAAAACCATCGTATCCCGTTTTATTGACCCGCACTCCTCTCTACACGATTGGCTAGCACTGATCGGTCACCCATTTACCGCGATTTTGCTGGCATGCCTATTGGCATTTTATGCACTAGGAATTAAACGCAATATTCCTCGCGAACGTATTATGGATATCTGTGGTAGCGCCCTGCAACCAGCGGGTGTCATCATCTTAGTTACAGGTGCAGGCGGTGTATTTAAACAAGTACTTATCGATTCAGGCGTTGGCGCAGCATTAGGTAACACCTTAGCTGGCTCAGGTCTACCTATCGTGATTCTTGCCTTTATTTTGGCAGCGGCTGTGCGTGTTATTCAAGGCTCCGCAACGGTGGCTATGCTGACAGCATGTGGCTTGATCACACCGATGCTAGCACCACTGAATTTAGATGGGGCGCAATTGGCTGCGATTACTATCGCAATTGGTGGAGGCGCCATCGTGTTATCACACGTGAATGACTCTGGCTTCTGGTTGGCTAACCGTTATCTGGGTTTAAGTGAAAAACAAACATTGCAAACGTGGACCGTTATGGAAACCATTATCGGAACCACTGGCGCTATCGTAGCGATGTTAGTATCTATCTTTCTTTAA
- the gntR gene encoding gluconate operon transcriptional repressor GntR has product MTKKRRPTLQDVADLVGVTKMTVSRYLKDPLLVSDKTREKIASALDTCGYIPNRAPEILAQAKSRAIGVLVPSLTNQVFAEVIRGIEKVTGKYGYQTMFAHYGYRPEVEEARVASLLSYNIDGLLLSESYHTPRTVRMIETAGIPVIEMMDIASPSIQQCVGIDNTQAAYEMVQAMIARGHRRIVYLGARMDVRTKLKMQGYAAAMDQAGLPTAVVTTDEASSFSLGAKLLKNSMQSYPDLDSFFCTNDDLAAGVIFECQRQGIRVPEEIGVAGFHGHDIGQSMTPKLASVITPREQIGRISATELLDRLQGKVVEKSIINLGYEIDIGESLQ; this is encoded by the coding sequence ATGACTAAAAAACGCCGGCCTACGTTGCAGGATGTTGCTGATCTGGTAGGGGTAACCAAGATGACGGTGAGTCGTTATCTTAAAGATCCACTATTGGTTTCTGATAAAACCCGCGAAAAGATAGCTTCTGCACTCGACACTTGTGGCTATATTCCCAATCGAGCTCCAGAGATTTTGGCGCAAGCCAAAAGTCGAGCGATCGGCGTTTTGGTACCTTCTTTAACTAACCAAGTTTTTGCTGAAGTGATTCGTGGTATTGAAAAAGTCACTGGGAAATATGGTTATCAAACCATGTTTGCTCACTATGGTTATCGTCCTGAAGTTGAAGAGGCTAGGGTGGCTTCGCTACTTTCTTACAACATTGATGGGCTATTGCTTTCTGAGAGTTATCACACGCCCAGAACCGTTAGAATGATTGAAACTGCGGGTATTCCTGTTATTGAAATGATGGATATAGCCTCACCGTCAATCCAACAGTGCGTCGGGATTGATAACACTCAAGCAGCCTATGAAATGGTTCAGGCGATGATCGCGCGTGGTCACCGACGTATTGTCTATCTTGGCGCTCGAATGGACGTACGTACCAAATTGAAGATGCAGGGCTACGCAGCAGCAATGGATCAGGCTGGCTTACCAACCGCAGTAGTAACGACCGATGAAGCCTCTTCATTTTCTCTCGGTGCTAAATTGCTAAAAAACAGTATGCAAAGTTACCCCGATTTAGATAGTTTCTTTTGTACCAACGATGACTTGGCGGCAGGTGTTATTTTTGAGTGTCAGCGCCAAGGTATTCGCGTTCCTGAGGAGATTGGTGTTGCCGGTTTCCATGGGCATGATATTGGTCAATCGATGACACCAAAGCTGGCGAGTGTGATTACCCCGCGAGAGCAAATTGGGCGTATTTCTGCAACAGAACTACTGGATCGCTTACAAGGAAAGGTAGTGGAGAAGTCAATCATCAATCTTGGGTATGAAATTGATATTGGTGAAAGCTTACAATAA
- a CDS encoding BaiN/RdsA family NAD(P)/FAD-dependent oxidoreductase, translated as MSRQVDVVIVGAGAAGLMCAAQAGLRGRRVLVIDNAKKPGRKILISGGGRCNFTNYDVSAENYLCRNPHFVKSALSQYTNWDFISMVSKHGIEFEERDHGQLFCLDSAKDIVNMLLAECDQANIEQQYQVEIEQINKTETGFQLATNKGEITCESLVIATGGLSMPKLGATPFGYKVAESFGLPVITTTAGLVPFTLHKEDKEDFAELSGIAIPTIIESKSGKTFKEALLFTHRGLSGPAVLQLSSYWTPGEAITINLVPDVDLSAMLTETLQQHPNQSLKNTLARVLPKRLVEVLIERKVIADKPLKQYQGKQLEQVVEQLQAWKILPNGTEGYRTAEVTLGGVDTQVISSKTMECTQVSGLFFVGEVMDVTGWLGGYNFQWAWSSGYVAGQWA; from the coding sequence ATGAGTAGACAGGTCGATGTAGTCATCGTGGGTGCCGGTGCGGCGGGATTAATGTGTGCAGCCCAAGCAGGACTGCGTGGTCGCCGAGTTTTGGTCATCGACAACGCTAAAAAACCGGGGCGAAAAATCCTTATTTCTGGCGGCGGTCGTTGTAACTTCACTAACTACGATGTTTCCGCTGAAAACTACTTATGTCGCAATCCACATTTTGTGAAATCAGCGTTATCTCAATATACCAACTGGGATTTTATCTCGATGGTGAGCAAGCACGGTATAGAATTTGAAGAGCGCGATCATGGTCAGCTGTTTTGCTTGGATTCTGCTAAAGATATCGTAAACATGTTATTGGCAGAGTGTGACCAAGCAAATATTGAGCAGCAGTATCAAGTTGAGATTGAGCAGATTAATAAAACCGAGACAGGATTCCAGTTGGCGACGAATAAAGGCGAGATTACGTGTGAGTCTTTAGTGATCGCAACGGGCGGTTTATCCATGCCTAAACTAGGTGCAACCCCTTTTGGTTACAAGGTGGCCGAAAGCTTCGGACTGCCAGTGATCACCACAACTGCGGGCTTAGTTCCCTTTACGTTGCACAAAGAAGATAAAGAAGATTTCGCTGAACTATCGGGTATTGCTATTCCGACCATTATCGAATCTAAATCGGGTAAAACCTTCAAAGAAGCACTGCTTTTCACTCACCGTGGTTTATCTGGTCCCGCCGTGTTGCAGCTCTCTTCTTACTGGACTCCTGGTGAGGCGATTACCATCAATCTTGTTCCCGATGTGGATTTGAGTGCCATGCTCACTGAAACCTTGCAACAACATCCAAATCAGAGCCTGAAAAACACGCTGGCGCGAGTATTACCTAAACGCTTAGTGGAAGTACTGATTGAGCGTAAAGTCATTGCTGATAAGCCATTGAAGCAGTATCAAGGTAAACAGCTCGAACAAGTGGTCGAACAGTTACAAGCATGGAAAATCTTGCCGAATGGAACAGAGGGTTATCGCACTGCCGAGGTTACATTAGGTGGTGTGGATACTCAGGTTATTTCCTCCAAAACCATGGAATGTACTCAAGTTAGTGGGTTGTTTTTTGTTGGCGAAGTGATGGACGTGACCGGTTGGCTCGGAGGTTATAACTTTCAATGGGCATGGTCGAGTGGCTATGTCGCAGGGCAGTGGGCATAA
- the uspB gene encoding universal stress protein UspB — translation MINGDTILFALLIVTLINLARYFSALRSLLYIMRDAHPLLYQQVDGRGFFSTQGNWTKQVRLYHYIKSKEYHHHHDELFMAKCDRVRELFILCITLLVVTTAAAIIL, via the coding sequence ATGATTAATGGTGATACCATTCTTTTTGCGTTACTGATAGTAACCTTAATTAATTTGGCAAGATATTTCAGCGCGTTGCGTTCTTTGCTGTATATCATGAGGGATGCACATCCTCTGTTGTATCAACAAGTGGATGGAAGAGGTTTTTTCTCGACCCAAGGAAATTGGACGAAGCAAGTGCGTCTTTACCATTATATTAAGAGCAAAGAATACCATCATCATCATGATGAGCTGTTTATGGCGAAGTGCGATCGGGTACGAGAGCTCTTTATTCTCTGTATTACGCTGTTGGTTGTCACTACGGCTGCGGCGATTATTCTGTAA
- the ftnA gene encoding non-heme ferritin, translated as MLAQAMIDQLNDQINLEFFSSNLYLQMSAWCEDKGFEGAAQFLRKHAEEEMQHMHRLFTYVSETGALPILGAIAAPKHTYASLGEVFRETYEHEQMITQNINKLAHVAFTSQDYSTFSFLQWYVAEQHEEEKLFKGILDKLELVGEDGKALFFIDKDLAELAKVGSSSSASDTSAE; from the coding sequence ATGTTGGCACAAGCTATGATTGATCAATTGAATGATCAAATTAACCTAGAATTTTTTTCATCCAATCTATACTTACAGATGAGTGCTTGGTGTGAAGACAAAGGATTCGAAGGCGCGGCGCAGTTTTTGCGTAAGCATGCAGAAGAAGAAATGCAGCATATGCACCGTTTATTTACGTATGTAAGTGAAACGGGTGCCTTGCCAATCCTTGGTGCGATCGCTGCGCCTAAACATACGTACGCGAGCCTTGGTGAGGTATTCCGTGAAACGTATGAACATGAGCAAATGATTACACAGAATATTAATAAGTTAGCTCATGTGGCGTTCACATCTCAAGACTACTCTACATTCAGTTTTCTTCAATGGTATGTCGCTGAGCAACATGAGGAAGAGAAACTGTTTAAAGGGATATTAGACAAGCTAGAACTTGTTGGTGAAGACGGAAAAGCCCTCTTCTTTATCGACAAGGATTTAGCGGAATTGGCAAAAGTGGGTAGTTCATCTTCTGCATCAGATACCTCTGCTGAATAG